In Providencia rettgeri, the following proteins share a genomic window:
- a CDS encoding Bcr/CflA family multidrug efflux MFS transporter — translation MLMPLAIDMYLPSFPTMMHYFNVDEGRIQMTLNSYIFGFAIGQLFYGPMADSIGRKPVILGGVVVFAIASAACAITESIDSLIWLRFLHGFAAAAASVVINALMRDMFTRDEFSRSMSFVVLVMTVAPLLAPILGGELMRWFSWHAIFWSIAIAAVIAVVLVSCFVRETLPVAKRQKFHIGTTLRQFATLFRARQVLFYILASSFSFAGMFSFLNAGAFVYIDLNGVSPQNFGYYFGINIIFLFIMTTINSRYVRHFGAEKMLYFGIIIQFVMGVWLLVTTAFALDFWTLVIGVAIYVSGIAMITSNAMAVILDNYPHIAGTVSSLAGTIRFSIGALVGTLLSLIPAQSAWPMVGSMVACVAFSMLFVLLAKKTK, via the coding sequence ATGCTAATGCCATTGGCTATCGATATGTACCTACCAAGCTTTCCGACGATGATGCATTATTTTAATGTAGATGAAGGGCGCATTCAGATGACGCTCAATAGCTACATTTTTGGTTTTGCTATAGGGCAATTATTCTATGGTCCGATGGCAGATAGCATCGGGCGTAAACCTGTTATTTTAGGTGGGGTCGTCGTTTTTGCCATCGCATCAGCGGCCTGTGCTATCACGGAATCGATTGATTCACTGATTTGGTTACGTTTCTTACATGGTTTTGCTGCTGCCGCTGCAAGTGTTGTGATTAACGCACTTATGCGGGATATGTTTACTCGTGATGAATTTTCAAGAAGTATGTCCTTCGTTGTATTAGTGATGACAGTAGCGCCGTTGTTAGCCCCTATTTTAGGGGGGGAGCTAATGCGCTGGTTCTCATGGCATGCAATTTTTTGGAGCATCGCCATTGCCGCGGTTATCGCTGTCGTTTTAGTGAGCTGTTTTGTGCGAGAAACATTACCCGTAGCTAAAAGGCAGAAGTTTCATATTGGTACAACATTAAGGCAGTTTGCTACTTTATTTAGGGCAAGACAGGTACTGTTCTACATATTAGCGAGTTCATTTTCCTTTGCAGGGATGTTTTCATTCTTAAATGCAGGCGCTTTTGTATATATTGATTTGAACGGGGTGTCTCCACAGAATTTTGGCTACTATTTTGGTATCAATATCATATTCCTATTTATTATGACGACAATAAATAGCCGCTATGTTAGGCATTTTGGTGCCGAAAAAATGCTTTATTTTGGTATTATTATTCAATTTGTAATGGGGGTGTGGTTGCTAGTGACAACAGCCTTTGCGCTAGATTTTTGGACACTGGTAATCGGCGTTGCCATTTATGTTAGTGGTATAGCGATGATCACGTCGAATGCAATGGCCGTGATCTTAGATAATTATCCACATATTGCAGGAACGGTTTCTTCATTGGCAGGAACAATAAGGTTTTCGATAGGGGCACTTGTTGGAACATTATTATCGCTAATACCCGCCCAGAGCGCATGGCCAATGGTGGGTTCTATGGTCGCTTGTGTCGCTTTTTCAATGTTATTTGTATTATTGGCAAAAAAAACAAAGTAA
- the rsuA gene encoding 16S rRNA pseudouridine(516) synthase RsuA: MRLDKFLSQQLGISRSLVARELRAGLVTVDDEIVKSGAFQVTIDHEVAYDGNVLVQVTGPRYFMLHKPQGYICSTDDPTHPTILFFIDEPLAQKLHSAGRLDIDTTGLVLLTDDGQWSHRITSPKHHCEKTYRVQLSDDIANDVAEQFALGVMLNGEKHPTKPAKLEIISPRDVRLTISEGRYHQVKRMFAAVGNHVCGLHRERVGEIWLDETLEPGEYRPLTEEEINSINVPRKKTAGV, encoded by the coding sequence ATGCGACTGGATAAATTTTTGTCCCAGCAATTAGGGATAAGCCGAAGTTTGGTAGCGCGAGAACTGCGTGCAGGGCTTGTAACCGTTGACGATGAAATCGTTAAATCAGGTGCTTTTCAAGTTACGATTGACCATGAAGTCGCTTATGATGGTAATGTCCTCGTGCAAGTTACAGGGCCGCGTTATTTTATGTTACATAAACCACAAGGCTATATTTGCTCCACAGATGACCCAACACATCCCACGATCCTGTTTTTTATCGATGAGCCTCTCGCACAAAAACTGCATTCAGCAGGGCGTTTAGATATCGATACAACAGGTTTGGTGTTATTGACTGATGATGGCCAATGGTCACATCGCATTACTTCACCGAAGCATCATTGTGAAAAAACATACCGAGTTCAATTAAGTGACGATATTGCCAATGATGTTGCCGAACAGTTTGCTCTGGGGGTCATGCTTAACGGGGAAAAACACCCAACTAAACCAGCGAAACTGGAAATTATTAGCCCTAGAGATGTCCGATTGACGATTAGTGAAGGACGCTATCATCAAGTAAAACGCATGTTTGCTGCGGTAGGGAACCATGTTTGTGGGCTGCATCGTGAACGCGTTGGCGAAATTTGGCTAGATGAGACACTTGAACCAGGAGAATACCGCCCACTGACGGAAGAAGAGATCAATAGTATTAATGTACCACGTAAAAAAACAGCAGGAGTTTAA
- a CDS encoding DEAD/DEAH box helicase, producing the protein MPFILRPYQQEAVDATVSYFRKQTHPAVIVLPTGAGKSLVIAELARLARGRVLVLAHVKELVEQNHAKYLAYGLQADIFAAGLNRKESQSKVVFGSVQSVARNLKAFDAHFSLVIIDECHRISLNDKSQYQQIIQALQVNNPSLRILGLTATPYRLNSGWIYQYHYHGMVRGDENCFFRECIYELPLHYMIKNKFLVPPERLDMPVLQYDFSQVSLTSSGIFNEQELNLSLKKQQRITPKIIEQVIEYAAPLQGCMIFAATVEHAKEILGYLPQGRAALVTAETPAADRQSIITQFKNKALHYLVNVSVLTTGFDAPHVDVIAILRPTESVSLYQQIVGRGLRLSEGKTRCLILDYAGNPHDLFRPEVGSSKPNSTSVPVQVFCPLCQFANVFWGKCTSDGQIIEHFGRRCQGWEEDENGQKQQCEFRFRFKQCPHCGAENDIAARRCQKCQEVLTDPDDMLKAALKLKDALIIRCGGMQFITGNDAKGEWIKINYYDEDGTSVSERFRLATPAQKRVFEYRFLREHQRAPGVPFKWNNANDILLQQSLLRYPQFIVARKKERFWEIREKIFDYQGRFRVADPLS; encoded by the coding sequence ATGCCTTTTATTTTACGCCCTTATCAACAAGAAGCTGTCGATGCGACAGTGAGTTATTTCCGTAAGCAGACTCACCCGGCTGTGATTGTCTTGCCTACTGGCGCAGGTAAAAGCTTAGTGATTGCCGAATTGGCCCGACTCGCTCGAGGACGAGTGCTGGTATTAGCTCATGTGAAAGAGTTAGTTGAACAGAACCATGCTAAGTACCTCGCATATGGCCTGCAAGCTGATATTTTTGCTGCGGGACTGAATCGCAAAGAGTCTCAAAGCAAAGTGGTTTTCGGCAGTGTGCAATCCGTTGCTCGCAATCTAAAAGCATTTGATGCACATTTTTCCCTAGTGATTATTGATGAGTGCCATCGCATAAGTTTGAATGATAAAAGCCAATATCAACAAATTATTCAAGCTTTACAGGTAAATAACCCTTCATTGCGTATTTTAGGCTTAACAGCCACCCCCTATCGCCTCAACAGTGGCTGGATTTACCAATATCATTACCATGGCATGGTACGCGGTGATGAAAATTGTTTTTTCCGTGAGTGCATCTATGAGTTACCGCTACATTATATGATTAAAAACAAGTTTTTAGTCCCGCCTGAACGGCTTGACATGCCTGTTTTACAATATGATTTCAGCCAGGTTTCACTCACATCATCAGGTATTTTTAACGAACAAGAACTTAATTTATCGTTAAAAAAGCAACAACGCATTACGCCTAAAATTATTGAGCAAGTTATTGAATACGCTGCTCCGTTGCAAGGCTGCATGATCTTTGCTGCAACGGTCGAACATGCAAAAGAAATTTTGGGCTATTTACCTCAGGGGCGCGCCGCATTAGTGACAGCTGAAACCCCAGCGGCTGATAGGCAATCAATTATTACGCAGTTTAAAAACAAAGCACTACATTATTTAGTTAACGTTTCAGTGTTAACAACTGGGTTTGATGCACCCCATGTTGATGTGATTGCTATTTTGCGACCAACAGAGTCAGTGAGTTTATACCAGCAAATTGTTGGCCGAGGATTACGCCTTTCTGAGGGCAAAACACGCTGTTTAATCTTAGATTATGCAGGAAATCCACACGACCTATTTCGGCCTGAAGTGGGCTCAAGTAAACCGAATTCAACCAGTGTGCCGGTACAAGTTTTTTGCCCATTGTGCCAATTTGCGAATGTTTTTTGGGGGAAATGTACCTCTGATGGCCAAATTATTGAACACTTTGGTCGGCGCTGCCAAGGCTGGGAAGAAGACGAAAATGGGCAAAAACAGCAATGTGAATTCCGCTTTCGCTTCAAGCAATGTCCACACTGTGGCGCTGAAAACGATATAGCCGCTCGCCGCTGCCAAAAATGCCAAGAAGTGCTAACCGACCCTGACGATATGTTAAAAGCCGCATTAAAACTTAAAGATGCATTAATCATTCGTTGCGGGGGAATGCAATTTATCACAGGGAATGATGCCAAAGGCGAATGGATTAAAATCAATTATTATGATGAAGATGGAACCTCTGTTTCAGAACGTTTTCGCCTAGCGACGCCCGCACAAAAACGCGTTTTCGAATACCGTTTTTTACGAGAACATCAACGTGCCCCAGGGGTCCCATTTAAGTGGAATAATGCAAATGATATATTATTGCAGCAGTCTTTGTTACGTTATCCCCAATTTATTGTCGCTCGCAAAAAAGAACGTTTTTGGGAAATTCGCGAGAAAATCTTCGATTATCAAGGGCGTTTTCGCGTTGCAGATCCCCTATCGTAG
- the rplY gene encoding 50S ribosomal protein L25, translating to MLTINAIERKEQGKGASRRLRRDNQLPAIVYGGNQEAISVTLNHDEIINQESKAEFYEVLNLVIDGKETKVKVQAVQRHPFKPKVTHIDFLRA from the coding sequence ATGTTAACTATCAATGCAATTGAACGTAAAGAGCAGGGTAAGGGTGCGAGCCGCCGCCTGCGCAGAGATAACCAGCTTCCAGCTATCGTTTACGGTGGCAACCAAGAAGCTATCTCTGTAACTCTTAACCACGATGAAATCATCAACCAAGAAAGCAAAGCAGAATTTTACGAAGTTCTGAATCTGGTTATCGATGGTAAAGAAACAAAAGTAAAAGTTCAGGCTGTTCAACGTCACCCATTTAAGCCAAAAGTGACGCACATTGACTTCCTGCGCGCTTAA
- the yejK gene encoding nucleoid-associated protein YejK produces MSLEINQIALHQLIKRDEQTLEVMLRDSLLTADGVVQDMMAELHRVYSAKSKAFGEFNEESELADALKLLRKGEEEFLGFSRAMTVRLKDELAKYPFAEGGVVLFCQYRYLAVEYLLIAVLNSCDSMFVTESLDLGTTHYLDIPHADIVARIDLTEWETNPESKRYLTFLKGRVGRKVSDFFMDFLAASEGLNAKVQNKGLVQALDDFCDNAQMDKNTRQAYRQQVHSYCTEQLQSGEEIELEALAKELPMVEEQSFDDFARQNDYQLEESFPADRGTLKQLTKFSGSGGGITISFDAMLMGERIFWDPVTDTLTIRGTPPNLRDQLQRRGTK; encoded by the coding sequence ATGAGTCTGGAAATTAACCAGATAGCGTTACACCAGTTAATTAAAAGAGATGAACAAACCCTCGAGGTGATGTTGCGGGATTCTTTATTGACAGCAGATGGTGTCGTACAAGACATGATGGCAGAGCTACATCGCGTCTATAGTGCTAAAAGTAAAGCATTTGGTGAGTTTAACGAAGAAAGTGAACTTGCTGATGCGTTAAAGTTATTGCGTAAGGGCGAAGAAGAATTCTTAGGTTTCAGCCGTGCGATGACCGTTCGCTTGAAAGATGAACTAGCCAAATACCCTTTTGCTGAAGGGGGCGTCGTTCTTTTTTGTCAATACCGCTACCTCGCAGTCGAATACCTATTAATTGCAGTGCTCAATAGTTGTGACAGCATGTTTGTCACGGAATCATTAGATTTAGGCACGACACACTATTTAGATATTCCTCATGCGGATATTGTCGCTCGTATTGATTTAACCGAATGGGAAACCAATCCTGAGTCAAAACGGTATTTAACGTTCTTAAAAGGTAGAGTAGGACGAAAAGTCTCTGACTTCTTTATGGATTTTTTAGCTGCGTCCGAAGGGCTAAATGCAAAAGTTCAAAATAAAGGCTTAGTTCAAGCACTGGATGATTTTTGTGACAATGCTCAGATGGATAAAAACACGCGTCAAGCTTATCGCCAGCAAGTTCACAGTTATTGCACGGAGCAATTACAGTCAGGTGAAGAAATTGAGTTGGAAGCATTGGCGAAAGAGTTACCAATGGTGGAAGAGCAAAGTTTTGACGATTTCGCTCGTCAAAATGATTACCAACTTGAGGAAAGTTTCCCTGCTGATAGAGGAACATTAAAGCAATTAACGAAGTTTTCAGGAAGTGGCGGAGGGATCACGATTAGCTTTGATGCGATGCTTATGGGGGAGCGTATCTTTTGGGATCCTGTCACTGATACGTTAACCATTCGTGGCACACCACCTAATCTGCGAGACCAATTACAACGCCGTGGCACGAAATAG
- a CDS encoding YejL family protein, with amino-acid sequence MPQSSRYSDEKVEGLLSDLVSVLEKNHTPVDLSLMVLGNMVTNLLNTSVAPAQRKMIAESFANALLSSVKEDKSH; translated from the coding sequence ATGCCACAATCATCTCGCTATAGTGATGAAAAAGTTGAAGGTTTACTTTCTGACCTTGTTAGTGTGTTAGAAAAAAACCACACCCCTGTTGACCTTTCCCTTATGGTGTTAGGTAATATGGTCACGAATCTGCTGAATACGTCAGTTGCACCTGCACAACGTAAAATGATTGCAGAATCATTCGCAAATGCATTACTTTCTTCTGTTAAAGAAGATAAATCACACTAA
- the yejM gene encoding LPS biosynthesis-modulating metalloenzyme YejM, which yields MVTHLRYRDKVSNMIGWGHWFALFNILLSLVLSSSYLFIFDWPDTLTGRVYAFVSWLGHFSFVVFAAYLLIIFPLTFIVMSQRLLRLLSVALATAGITLLIFDIRVFSQFGLHLTPQVWDLVINPTKGEMAREWQLMFISIPIIFLVEMLFATWSWQKLRSLSRQTFGKPLAGIFIVTFIMSHLMYAWADANFYRPITMQRYNYPLSQPMTARKLLDRYGLLDLTEHQNRVFQQGSPTALKLNYPLKPLSYYDQGSGYNLLLLVIDDLGNKSQQDSMDALNEFKSISTQFTNHYTTGLRNDTALFGLFYGISSTYFDNILNGRHPSSLIEALQHQGYQFGLFSTDGFNSPLFRQAILADYSLPATTADNDSLTVSQWNNWLGNLKNGSPWFSFLNITGTPGSAKTNEQIKRVMATLQRENRLENTIVIVTANYNNQGKSENEWLDGKHFNRDKMQVPLFIYWPNTPAQQIDKLTSHQDVMTTLMQRLLHVSNPPDDYSQGEDLFSVKRTYPWVITGDNDDVVITTDNATLYMDQNGQFNIYDKQGAIEKNEKPDLAELLKIFTELKRFNEN from the coding sequence ATGGTCACCCACCTGCGCTACCGTGACAAAGTCTCTAACATGATTGGTTGGGGGCACTGGTTTGCACTATTCAATATACTGCTTAGCCTTGTGTTAAGTAGTAGCTATCTGTTTATTTTTGATTGGCCAGACACCCTAACTGGCCGAGTTTATGCTTTCGTCAGTTGGTTAGGTCATTTTAGCTTCGTGGTCTTTGCAGCCTACTTACTCATTATTTTTCCACTGACCTTTATTGTCATGTCTCAGCGGTTGCTGAGGCTACTTTCTGTTGCCCTCGCGACTGCAGGGATAACTCTTTTAATTTTTGATATCCGTGTTTTTAGCCAGTTTGGCTTGCATCTAACCCCACAGGTATGGGATTTAGTCATTAACCCTACAAAAGGCGAGATGGCTCGTGAATGGCAGCTGATGTTTATCAGTATCCCCATTATCTTTCTTGTTGAAATGTTATTTGCAACTTGGAGTTGGCAAAAACTGCGCAGCTTAAGCCGGCAAACCTTTGGTAAACCGCTTGCGGGTATTTTTATTGTGACTTTTATCATGTCACACCTGATGTATGCGTGGGCCGATGCGAACTTTTACCGCCCTATCACGATGCAGCGTTATAATTACCCATTATCACAACCAATGACTGCGCGGAAACTTCTTGATAGATACGGCTTATTGGATTTAACAGAACATCAAAATCGTGTCTTCCAGCAAGGTAGTCCGACTGCCCTTAAATTAAATTACCCATTAAAACCATTAAGCTATTATGATCAGGGTTCAGGTTATAATTTATTATTATTAGTGATTGATGACCTCGGTAATAAGTCTCAACAAGACTCGATGGATGCTCTGAATGAGTTTAAATCAATCAGCACACAGTTTACCAACCATTATACAACTGGTTTACGTAACGATACCGCCTTGTTTGGCCTATTCTATGGTATCTCATCGACTTACTTTGATAATATTCTTAATGGCCGCCATCCATCAAGTCTGATTGAAGCTCTTCAGCATCAAGGGTATCAGTTCGGTTTATTCTCAACAGATGGCTTTAACTCTCCATTATTCAGGCAAGCTATTTTAGCCGATTACTCTTTGCCTGCCACAACTGCCGATAACGATAGTTTGACTGTTTCTCAATGGAATAATTGGTTAGGTAATCTGAAAAATGGGTCGCCTTGGTTCTCATTCCTTAACATTACAGGTACGCCAGGCAGTGCAAAAACCAACGAGCAGATCAAGCGTGTGATGGCGACATTACAACGTGAGAACCGGTTAGAAAATACCATTGTTATTGTCACTGCCAATTACAATAATCAAGGTAAATCAGAGAACGAATGGTTAGACGGCAAACACTTTAATCGAGATAAGATGCAAGTGCCTCTATTTATTTACTGGCCGAATACTCCTGCACAACAAATAGATAAACTGACTAGTCATCAAGATGTAATGACCACGCTAATGCAACGGCTGTTACACGTCAGTAACCCACCTGATGATTACAGCCAAGGTGAAGATTTATTTAGTGTTAAACGTACTTACCCATGGGTGATCACCGGCGATAACGACGATGTTGTGATTACCACTGACAATGCCACCCTTTATATGGATCAAAATGGTCAGTTTAATATCTATGATAAACAAGGGGCTATCGAGAAAAATGAAAAACCTGATTTGGCTGAGTTATTGAAGATCTTTACTGAATTAAAGCGTTTTAATGAAAATTAA
- a CDS encoding PAAR domain-containing protein, with protein MSFKVLEGDRTTCGGRVLEGSALAHRGGINFKRQAVQGNKVTCGVHAGRYEIVGGDFTHLIGGQPAADTRKSYSTCPCHAAFIPSNIIGECTALDNLIPDGVYVWTERVGSGHSYVSLHKNNQITVYTYGRFGRTGTLGIVGDGILIRLIGEDARNYYRHELYKMNARVFAVNDANIQQVEAHFMALWSGGSSPVGLSPNVGEATKKYGHTINIYDLSTSNCTTQTVNAIKAGGSKVFEKELSSVRSGYSLARYIVTGQESFVVPASLEDYMVGKKQDLSSLVVIEVTGLFKEQYPNVTGVTPMEKSKLRTLFEAASGAASIIGYNTDFSGEETMGIIGQLLYGEQINGN; from the coding sequence ATGTCATTCAAAGTGCTAGAGGGGGATAGGACTACATGCGGTGGAAGAGTATTAGAGGGGAGTGCATTAGCACATCGGGGTGGTATTAATTTTAAGCGACAAGCCGTTCAAGGTAATAAAGTTACATGTGGTGTTCATGCAGGAAGGTATGAAATAGTAGGGGGAGATTTTACTCATTTAATTGGGGGGCAACCAGCTGCTGATACCCGCAAAAGTTATTCAACGTGTCCGTGTCACGCCGCTTTTATTCCTTCTAATATCATAGGTGAATGCACGGCTTTAGATAATCTTATTCCTGATGGGGTTTATGTGTGGACAGAAAGAGTAGGCTCTGGGCACTCGTATGTTTCATTACATAAAAATAACCAAATAACAGTTTATACTTATGGTAGATTCGGTCGGACTGGTACTCTTGGCATCGTGGGGGACGGTATCTTAATTCGCCTTATAGGTGAGGATGCAAGAAATTATTACCGACATGAGCTATACAAAATGAATGCTCGAGTTTTTGCTGTAAATGATGCCAATATACAGCAAGTAGAAGCTCACTTTATGGCATTGTGGAGTGGAGGCTCTTCCCCTGTTGGGTTATCCCCTAATGTGGGCGAGGCAACTAAAAAGTACGGGCACACAATAAACATTTACGATTTATCAACGAGTAATTGTACAACACAAACAGTAAATGCAATAAAAGCAGGAGGCTCAAAGGTTTTTGAAAAGGAATTATCATCTGTTCGTTCGGGTTATTCGTTAGCCAGATATATTGTAACTGGTCAGGAATCTTTTGTGGTTCCCGCATCTTTAGAGGATTACATGGTTGGTAAGAAACAAGATTTATCTTCTCTTGTTGTTATAGAAGTAACAGGGTTATTCAAAGAGCAGTATCCAAATGTCACAGGTGTTACACCTATGGAAAAAAGTAAATTGAGAACATTGTTTGAAGCCGCATCAGGTGCAGCATCTATTATTGGATATAATACAGATTTTTCTGGGGAGGAAACAATGGGGATAATTGGGCAATTACTTTACGGGGAACAAATAAATGGGAACTAA
- a CDS encoding Hcp family type VI secretion system effector, which produces MANQIYLVIKGKKQGLISAGCSSYDSIGNKYQEGHENEIFVYSTNYSMSRHQNVSHSPFSFTKLDDKSTPLLMNSINNNELLDCEFSFYRTDRSGKLIVYKTIKLTNASIVSISNHHPNALDNNDAQAYETVSMKYESITCEHKAANTSSYSITQNLVN; this is translated from the coding sequence GTGGCAAATCAAATATATTTAGTTATAAAAGGAAAGAAGCAAGGGCTTATCTCTGCTGGATGCTCAAGTTACGACTCGATAGGAAATAAATACCAAGAAGGTCATGAAAATGAAATCTTTGTTTATTCAACTAATTATAGTATGAGTCGTCACCAAAACGTATCACACTCACCCTTTTCATTTACAAAATTAGATGATAAATCGACCCCTCTCTTGATGAATAGCATTAATAATAACGAGTTACTTGATTGTGAATTTAGCTTTTATAGAACCGATAGAAGCGGTAAGTTGATAGTCTATAAAACAATCAAATTGACTAATGCATCAATCGTAAGCATTAGTAATCACCATCCAAATGCCCTAGACAATAATGATGCACAAGCTTATGAAACAGTATCGATGAAGTATGAAAGTATCACCTGTGAACATAAAGCTGCAAATACCTCAAGTTATAGTATTACACAAAACCTAGTTAATTAA
- a CDS encoding HEPN-associated N-terminal domain-containing protein gives MQDDGDLIESYNHVCAECFGNQGIINLINDEEELKAEQKCDYCKKNNRKVVLLDLVLAHILGSIYFCYANPEEVAYRDKGEFITEKNLSTAEVLYELGLKCNNNKLFEDICSHIRNDYWCESQPYLSEKHEVLLYSWDSFSNHIKNKSRFIF, from the coding sequence ATGCAAGATGATGGTGATTTGATAGAAAGTTATAACCATGTTTGTGCTGAGTGCTTCGGTAATCAGGGAATCATAAATTTAATAAATGATGAAGAAGAACTTAAAGCTGAGCAAAAATGCGATTATTGTAAAAAAAATAATAGAAAAGTAGTATTGTTAGACTTAGTTCTAGCACATATTTTAGGCTCTATTTATTTTTGCTATGCAAACCCTGAAGAGGTTGCATATAGGGATAAAGGTGAGTTTATAACAGAAAAGAACTTGAGTACCGCAGAAGTGCTCTACGAACTAGGCCTTAAATGTAACAATAATAAATTATTTGAAGACATCTGTTCTCACATTAGAAATGACTATTGGTGTGAATCACAACCATACCTATCTGAAAAACATGAAGTTTTACTATATAGTTGGGATAGTTTTTCAAACCACATCAAAAATAAATCTAGATTTATTTTTTGA
- a CDS encoding RES family NAD+ phosphorylase: protein MKFYYIVGIVFQTTSKINLDLFFEQDTEPFDDQYFPPALILNYIGSAIKELSLFKTLQKDEPIYRCRHLCIDNKKYWNAKDLGTPLPKYTLGNPNRMNPQGIPMFYGSPQKLTAIKEIIDSCNTSDESKEFVTGIFYSTKELRLVDLTQSLDEIDYFDHSNQHLITSKLFLRKFIEIINKPITRSEPNLAYIEYIPTQVVTEYFKIILTDNNGHHMNGFQYKSSKDGEPCIVLFVTQDECDDDSNITNKTVLALKKIERDSNNDIKKRLDDGW, encoded by the coding sequence ATGAAGTTTTACTATATAGTTGGGATAGTTTTTCAAACCACATCAAAAATAAATCTAGATTTATTTTTTGAACAAGATACCGAACCTTTCGACGATCAATACTTTCCTCCCGCATTAATTTTAAATTATATTGGCAGTGCCATAAAAGAATTATCTTTATTTAAAACATTACAAAAAGATGAACCTATATATCGATGTCGACATTTATGTATCGATAATAAAAAATATTGGAACGCAAAAGATCTAGGCACTCCACTACCTAAATATACCCTAGGGAATCCAAATCGGATGAACCCTCAAGGAATACCCATGTTTTATGGTTCCCCCCAAAAGCTTACAGCTATTAAAGAAATTATTGATTCTTGCAACACGTCCGATGAATCCAAAGAGTTCGTCACAGGGATCTTTTATTCAACTAAAGAGCTGCGTTTAGTCGATTTAACTCAATCACTTGATGAAATAGATTATTTTGATCATTCTAATCAACACCTAATAACCTCTAAATTATTCTTACGAAAATTCATTGAAATAATTAATAAACCTATAACTAGGAGTGAACCTAATCTAGCATACATTGAATATATTCCAACACAAGTAGTTACCGAATATTTCAAAATTATACTCACAGATAACAATGGGCATCACATGAATGGTTTTCAGTATAAAAGTAGCAAGGATGGGGAACCCTGCATTGTGCTATTTGTTACTCAAGATGAATGTGATGATGACTCAAATATCACCAATAAAACGGTACTGGCACTAAAAAAAATAGAGCGTGATAGTAATAATGACATAAAGAAAAGGTTGGATGATGGGTGGTAA
- a CDS encoding GNAT family N-acetyltransferase, whose translation MLYGLRVSSEDSQTVAMINQLYDTAFPLYEQRSYQGREAILNHSDYYLFSFKENDIFIGFIGCWKIEDYYYIEHLAISPVLRGQGYGQKVLKQFCHDVGKVILEIDPIIDDVSQKRWSFYRHCGFQQNEYAHAHPSYYPGNKPHKLRVLSYPEAIAEEVYQQFNHALQTLVMNKALL comes from the coding sequence ATGTTATATGGTTTAAGAGTTTCAAGTGAAGATAGCCAAACGGTAGCAATGATTAACCAGTTGTATGACACAGCTTTTCCATTATATGAACAAAGAAGCTACCAAGGAAGAGAAGCAATATTAAATCATAGTGATTATTATTTGTTCAGCTTCAAAGAAAATGACATTTTTATTGGTTTTATTGGGTGTTGGAAAATCGAAGATTATTATTACATCGAACATCTTGCTATTTCTCCTGTATTAAGAGGGCAAGGTTATGGGCAAAAGGTATTAAAACAGTTTTGTCATGATGTAGGTAAAGTGATCCTAGAAATTGACCCTATTATTGATGATGTGAGCCAAAAGCGTTGGTCTTTTTATCGACATTGCGGTTTTCAGCAAAACGAATACGCACACGCACATCCAAGTTATTACCCTGGAAATAAGCCACATAAGCTTAGGGTATTAAGTTATCCAGAAGCGATAGCAGAAGAAGTCTATCAGCAATTTAATCACGCCTTACAAACGCTTGTGATGAATAAAGCGCTATTATAG